A portion of the Deltaproteobacteria bacterium genome contains these proteins:
- a CDS encoding chemotaxis response regulator protein-glutamate methylesterase, which produces MTKQKIKILIVDDSAVVRKILSEELSKFPDIEVVGTAPDPFVARDKILKLQPEVITLDIEMPRMDGLTFLKKLMKHYPLPVIIVSSLTLKGSKLALEAMEIGAVDVIAKPGGSYSVGDMSDMLAEKIRVAATANISRRYEDTTDTGKPEPIRALAETTHKVIAIGASTGGTEALKDVLTRMPPNSPGIIVVQHMPAHFTTAFAERLNSLCQVSVKEAGDNDSVTTGTVLVAPGNYHMLLRRSGARYYVEVKDGPRVHHQRPSVDILFKSTAKYAGPNSIGVILTGMGADGAEGLLEMKQAGAKTIAQDEKTCVVFGMPKEAIKLGAADKVVPLGQVAQEILRVV; this is translated from the coding sequence ATGACAAAACAAAAAATAAAAATACTTATTGTTGATGATTCCGCCGTTGTTCGGAAAATACTATCCGAAGAGCTTTCCAAATTCCCCGACATAGAGGTTGTGGGAACGGCCCCCGACCCCTTTGTAGCCAGAGATAAAATTCTGAAGCTGCAACCGGAGGTTATAACACTGGATATCGAGATGCCGAGAATGGACGGGTTGACCTTTCTTAAGAAATTAATGAAGCACTACCCATTACCGGTGATCATCGTGAGTTCGCTTACACTAAAAGGGAGTAAATTGGCTTTAGAGGCGATGGAGATTGGCGCTGTGGATGTGATTGCCAAACCGGGCGGCTCTTATTCCGTAGGTGATATGAGTGATATGCTGGCGGAGAAGATCAGGGTTGCAGCGACAGCCAATATATCGCGGCGATATGAAGACACGACAGATACCGGAAAGCCTGAACCGATAAGAGCGCTCGCCGAGACGACTCACAAGGTTATCGCCATCGGTGCATCAACGGGTGGAACAGAGGCGCTTAAAGATGTCCTGACCAGGATGCCTCCCAATTCACCGGGCATCATTGTTGTGCAGCACATGCCGGCGCATTTTACGACGGCGTTTGCCGAGAGGCTGAACAGCCTCTGCCAGGTATCGGTTAAAGAAGCCGGGGACAATGATTCTGTGACAACGGGCACAGTCTTGGTTGCCCCGGGCAATTACCACATGCTTTTGAGGAGAAGCGGAGCGCGATATTATGTTGAGGTCAAGGATGGTCCGAGAGTTCACCATCAGCGTCCATCAGTCGATATTCTGTTTAAGTCAACGGCAAAGTATGCGGGGCCGAATTCAATCGGAGTGATCCTGACCGGTATGGGGGCTGACGGTGCGGAAGGACTTTTAGAAATGAAACAGGCAGGTGCGAAGACAATCGCACAGGATGAAAAAACCTGTGTAGTCTTCGGTATGCCGAAAGAGGCAATTAAACTTGGTGCCGCGGATAAGGTGGTGCCATTGGGGCAGGTTGCCCAAGAAATACTAAGGGTGGTGTAA
- a CDS encoding chemotaxis protein CheA, with product MSHDQLMRLIDEIASKFLFLDDRDIDIPTAGNLLNQLDAIIKGTEVLKIDPLMCVAKGLSLLLEKKILDEIKDAGAVFTTFEKGITMMQEIEQSYAKTGGYQGDINGFMESVCHLTGEAPPVIEFTQSTVEICQEPDSKVSAGSEKEVEVQDESLLRDFIIEGLEYINEIEMNILYLEQDPENKDYVNTIFRPFHSIKGVASFLNLENIRDLAHHLENLLDKVRNNELSVTPHVIDVILDGADALKAMIGRHRDRLEGKTVTPLEIDIPALEKRIKSVQEGTNEKPELKKIGEILVEDGLISEDTLEEVLEVAKTPPEKRIGEALIAEGKVTPKQVSQALRKQTSQVVDTTSIRVDTRKLDDLIDMVGELVITQSMIRQSPIVQSNKERKFFRDISQLVSITSELQRTSMSLRMIPIKQTFQRMSRLVRDLSKSAGKSVNVFTVGEDTEIDRNMTEEIYNPLVHLIRNAVDHGIEPPEERIKAGKRETGTIQLKAYHKGGNIMIEISDDGKGLNKEKILKKALANGIIDSATGFSDQDIYRFILLPGLSTADKVTDVSGRGVGMDVVKQAVDKLRGKIEINSHYGTGTTFVTSFPLTLAIIDGMIVRVGREKYIVPTATIRRLLRPAKEAYNSVIGRGEVVNVMGKLLPLVRLHDLFEIEPDCRNPWEATVVVVEGENKSKCLLVDEIIGQEEVVIKGLSESLRHVKGVSGGAILGDGNIGLILDTEGLFELSEM from the coding sequence ATGTCACATGATCAATTGATGAGATTAATAGATGAAATTGCTTCGAAATTTTTGTTTTTGGACGATCGGGATATCGATATCCCGACGGCCGGAAACTTGCTCAATCAGCTTGATGCTATTATCAAAGGTACAGAGGTCCTGAAGATAGACCCATTGATGTGTGTGGCTAAGGGGTTGAGTTTGCTTTTAGAAAAGAAGATTCTCGATGAAATCAAAGATGCCGGGGCCGTTTTTACCACCTTCGAAAAAGGTATAACCATGATGCAGGAAATTGAACAGAGTTATGCTAAAACTGGTGGTTATCAGGGCGATATCAACGGCTTCATGGAGTCTGTTTGCCACCTGACGGGCGAAGCCCCACCGGTGATTGAATTTACGCAGAGTACGGTCGAAATATGTCAGGAGCCGGATAGTAAAGTAAGTGCCGGATCGGAAAAAGAAGTTGAAGTTCAGGACGAGTCGTTATTGAGGGATTTTATCATTGAGGGGCTTGAATATATTAACGAAATTGAAATGAATATCTTGTATCTGGAACAGGACCCGGAGAACAAGGATTATGTAAATACCATCTTTAGGCCATTTCATTCCATCAAAGGTGTGGCAAGCTTCCTCAATCTGGAAAATATCCGTGATCTTGCCCATCACCTGGAGAATCTCCTTGACAAGGTAAGAAACAATGAACTTTCTGTGACGCCCCATGTTATCGATGTTATCCTTGATGGGGCTGATGCATTGAAGGCAATGATCGGGCGGCACAGAGATCGACTGGAAGGAAAGACAGTTACACCACTTGAAATCGATATCCCGGCATTGGAGAAACGAATAAAAAGCGTTCAAGAGGGGACTAATGAAAAACCAGAACTGAAGAAGATCGGGGAAATTCTGGTAGAAGATGGTCTCATTTCTGAAGATACTTTGGAGGAAGTGCTCGAAGTTGCGAAAACACCACCTGAGAAGAGGATCGGTGAAGCATTGATAGCTGAGGGGAAAGTGACTCCAAAACAGGTATCTCAAGCACTGAGAAAACAGACGAGCCAGGTAGTTGATACGACTTCAATAAGAGTGGATACGAGGAAGCTGGATGATCTGATCGACATGGTCGGGGAGTTGGTCATTACCCAGTCGATGATCAGGCAGAGTCCTATTGTTCAGTCGAACAAGGAAAGAAAATTCTTTAGAGATATTTCCCAACTGGTCAGTATTACATCCGAGTTGCAGAGGACGTCCATGAGTTTGAGGATGATTCCTATAAAGCAGACTTTTCAGAGGATGTCGCGTTTGGTGAGAGATCTTTCAAAATCTGCCGGAAAATCGGTCAATGTGTTTACTGTTGGTGAGGATACGGAAATAGACAGGAATATGACGGAGGAGATTTATAATCCCCTTGTCCATCTGATCAGAAATGCGGTGGATCATGGCATCGAACCTCCGGAGGAGCGGATAAAAGCGGGCAAGAGGGAAACAGGTACGATTCAACTGAAAGCTTACCATAAGGGCGGTAACATCATGATCGAGATATCCGATGACGGGAAGGGATTAAATAAAGAAAAGATACTCAAGAAGGCCCTTGCTAACGGAATTATTGATTCTGCAACAGGTTTTTCAGATCAGGATATATACCGCTTCATCTTACTGCCCGGGCTTTCAACAGCTGATAAGGTAACGGATGTTTCCGGCCGGGGAGTTGGCATGGATGTAGTAAAGCAAGCGGTAGATAAGTTAAGAGGAAAAATAGAGATCAACAGTCATTATGGGACAGGAACGACGTTCGTGACGAGCTTTCCTCTGACGCTTGCCATTATAGACGGAATGATTGTAAGGGTGGGACGTGAAAAATACATCGTTCCAACTGCCACAATCAGGAGACTGCTACGTCCCGCAAAAGAAGCATACAACAGTGTCATCGGTCGGGGCGAGGTTGTAAATGTCATGGGTAAACTGCTGCCTCTGGTTCGGCTGCATGACTTATTTGAAATAGAACCTGATTGCCGGAATCCCTGGGAAGCAACAGTTGTAGTTGTAGAAGGTGAGAACAAATCCAAGTGCCTGTTGGTAGATGAGATCATCGGTCAGGAAGAGGTTGTTATCAAAGGTCTCAGTGAAAGTTTAAGGCATGTAAAAGGGGTTTCCGGCGGCGCGATCCTGGGAGATGGAAACATAGGACTGATACTGGATACGGAAGGTTTATTCGAATTGAGCGAGATGTAA
- a CDS encoding response regulator, whose product MDVKKIKILVVDDFATMRKVIRNLLKQSGFENVTEAEDGVVALNILKTTKVDFVISDWNMPNMTGIELLRSVRADAELSKTPFLMVTAESLKENVVEAVKAGVSDYIVKPFTHEVLGEKIDKIMKNVN is encoded by the coding sequence ATGGATGTTAAAAAAATCAAAATCCTGGTAGTCGATGACTTTGCAACAATGAGAAAGGTTATCAGAAACCTTTTGAAACAGTCCGGTTTTGAAAATGTTACCGAGGCCGAGGACGGCGTGGTGGCCCTGAATATATTAAAGACGACGAAAGTGGATTTTGTTATCTCTGACTGGAATATGCCCAATATGACGGGAATTGAACTTTTAAGGTCGGTCAGGGCGGATGCTGAATTAAGCAAAACACCTTTTCTTATGGTTACAGCAGAATCCCTTAAGGAAAATGTCGTGGAAGCGGTTAAAGCCGGGGTCAGCGATTATATCGTGAAGCCATTTACGCATGAAGTCCTTGGTGAAAAAATCGATAAGATCATGAAGAATGTCAACTGA
- a CDS encoding chemotaxis protein CheX — MDVKFINPFLGGTVEVLTTMAFVNPKPGKPYLKKNNLAKGDVSGIIGITGTIRGSLALSFSTGSILKIVSNMLGEEITSINGDIRDAVGEITNMVSGAARKRIEAMGYSLAASIPTVVSGKEHSIMHVMGGPSVVIPFEMEGGSFVVDVCMGDPQ; from the coding sequence ATGGACGTAAAATTTATAAATCCCTTTTTAGGGGGGACCGTTGAGGTATTAACAACGATGGCCTTTGTAAATCCCAAGCCCGGCAAGCCGTATCTTAAAAAAAACAATTTAGCCAAGGGTGATGTTTCCGGGATTATCGGCATTACGGGAACGATAAGGGGTTCGCTTGCTTTGAGTTTCAGTACGGGCAGTATACTTAAAATAGTATCAAACATGCTGGGTGAGGAAATCACATCAATCAACGGCGACATCAGGGATGCTGTTGGGGAAATCACGAATATGGTATCCGGTGCGGCAAGGAAAAGAATAGAAGCGATGGGGTATAGTCTAGCTGCCTCCATTCCGACCGTCGTTTCCGGTAAGGAACACTCAATTATGCATGTGATGGGTGGTCCCAGTGTCGTTATTCCTTTTGAAATGGAAGGAGGTTCTTTCGTGGTGGACGTCTGTATGGGCGATCCCCAGTGA
- a CDS encoding PilZ domain-containing protein → MDYTNDKKYQDAREYARVTAYLPLEVRLIPPEEREVHISRISGGAVLSDFAQPPDLDDKLLAQWFNMLNAKLDSIINSLSVEREGFSSLIFQMVTISGSGMGFESKKKYNKGDILEIKILLYMYPHVTLCVYGDVVNSEQDGDSFKTSVKYTQMSDDIRDEIIKFVFQRQRELLSAKRG, encoded by the coding sequence ATGGATTACACTAATGATAAGAAGTATCAAGATGCGAGGGAATATGCAAGAGTAACGGCATATCTTCCCTTAGAGGTTCGTCTTATTCCACCTGAAGAACGCGAAGTTCACATATCTCGAATTTCCGGAGGGGCAGTATTAAGTGATTTTGCTCAACCGCCCGACCTTGATGACAAACTCCTGGCGCAATGGTTTAATATGTTAAACGCAAAACTTGATTCCATTATCAATTCCCTCTCAGTTGAACGTGAGGGCTTCAGCTCTTTAATCTTTCAAATGGTTACGATAAGCGGCAGCGGGATGGGTTTCGAGTCCAAAAAAAAGTACAATAAAGGAGATATCCTTGAAATAAAGATTTTACTTTACATGTATCCGCATGTGACTCTTTGTGTATATGGAGATGTGGTCAATTCTGAGCAGGACGGCGATAGCTTCAAGACGTCCGTCAAGTATACTCAAATGAGTGATGATATAAGAGATGAGATCATAAAGTTTGTTTTTCAAAGACAGAGGGAACTCCTCAGTGCGAAAAGAGGATGA
- the motA gene encoding flagellar motor stator protein MotA, which yields MIAIIGFIVVTVAIAAGYLMEHGNLAVLFQPAEIVIIFGAATGAFLIASPIKVVKSTIGSVAKVFTNKPYVKNDYLDILMLLSEIFYKIRKQGLVSIEGDVDDPKESSIFKNYPKILKNHHAITFITDTLRMVITTTIEPHELESLMETELEEHHEDALIPAKSLTTTADALPGLGIVAAVLGVVLTMGKIGEPPEVLGHSIGAALVGTFLGVLMCYGYVGPMAKNLEFIAQEELQYLNVLKIALKSFVSNNAAPMVAIEFGRRAIPAKQRPSFVEVEDAVRKVRK from the coding sequence ATGATAGCTATAATAGGATTCATCGTTGTTACAGTCGCCATTGCTGCCGGCTATCTCATGGAGCATGGCAATCTCGCTGTTCTGTTCCAGCCTGCCGAGATTGTTATTATCTTTGGTGCGGCTACCGGGGCTTTTCTGATTGCATCGCCCATTAAGGTAGTTAAGTCAACAATAGGTAGTGTTGCAAAGGTATTTACCAACAAGCCTTATGTAAAAAATGATTACCTGGACATTCTGATGTTATTGAGCGAGATATTTTACAAGATCAGAAAACAGGGACTCGTGTCAATAGAAGGCGATGTTGATGATCCAAAAGAAAGCTCGATTTTTAAGAATTATCCGAAAATCCTTAAAAACCACCATGCCATTACCTTTATTACGGATACACTGAGAATGGTCATAACGACAACGATCGAGCCGCATGAGCTTGAATCATTAATGGAAACAGAGCTGGAAGAACATCATGAGGATGCTTTGATACCTGCAAAGAGCCTAACGACTACAGCAGATGCCTTACCAGGATTAGGTATTGTGGCCGCCGTATTGGGGGTTGTCTTGACCATGGGGAAAATAGGTGAGCCCCCCGAGGTTTTAGGACACAGTATTGGGGCGGCGCTGGTCGGCACATTCCTTGGTGTTCTCATGTGCTATGGTTATGTGGGACCTATGGCAAAAAACCTGGAATTTATTGCCCAGGAAGAACTCCAGTATTTGAATGTCCTGAAAATTGCCCTCAAATCATTTGTCAGCAATAATGCAGCGCCCATGGTTGCAATTGAATTCGGCAGAAGGGCGATTCCGGCAAAACAAAGACCTTCCTTTGTAGAGGTTGAAGACGCTGTACGGAAGGTAAGAAAATAA
- a CDS encoding OmpA family protein: MAERLRPIIVIKKIKKHAEHHGGSWKVAYADFVTAMMAFFLLLWLLSMVSPEKRIALSQYFKEFSIFKEEGEKVTKGGLGILDQKGIGSVRGIAPGRMQGMSPEKLKGKIKAAVEANLKTLKDQVLVDVREGTVRIQIVDNEGSQMFLLGSANPTEKALEILSLVSETIKDTPNRIIVEGHTDALPYKGGETTNWELSTARASAARRVLENDGITPDRIAKVIGYADNELLIKLYPNDPRNRRISIILQPVQYTNTIQTLNK; this comes from the coding sequence ATGGCTGAGAGATTAAGACCTATCATTGTTATCAAAAAGATAAAGAAACATGCGGAACACCACGGTGGGTCGTGGAAAGTCGCCTATGCGGACTTTGTTACGGCCATGATGGCATTTTTTCTGCTGCTGTGGTTGTTGTCGATGGTTTCTCCTGAAAAAAGAATCGCATTATCTCAATACTTCAAAGAATTCAGCATCTTTAAGGAAGAAGGAGAAAAGGTTACCAAGGGAGGGTTGGGAATTCTTGATCAAAAGGGTATTGGTAGCGTGCGCGGTATTGCACCGGGAAGAATGCAAGGGATGTCTCCCGAGAAATTGAAGGGAAAGATTAAGGCAGCGGTGGAAGCAAACCTGAAGACATTGAAAGATCAGGTTCTCGTTGATGTTCGTGAAGGGACAGTGAGAATACAGATTGTTGATAACGAGGGAAGTCAAATGTTTCTTTTGGGCAGTGCAAATCCCACTGAAAAAGCCTTGGAAATATTGTCGCTGGTATCTGAGACGATAAAAGATACACCAAATAGAATTATTGTTGAGGGGCATACCGATGCCCTTCCTTACAAAGGAGGTGAAACGACGAACTGGGAGCTCTCTACCGCCAGGGCTTCAGCGGCAAGGCGTGTTCTGGAAAACGATGGAATAACACCGGACAGGATTGCAAAAGTAATTGGATATGCGGATAATGAACTGCTCATCAAACTCTATCCGAATG